One part of the Actinomyces howellii genome encodes these proteins:
- a CDS encoding ABC-2 transporter permease, translating to MSETAVPIEGPRSTVRPARQEPAASRPGHRGRSPVLALLGLGLAPVRSRRVLWVLGYVLVVSVLAPVLDLPVVAYATVGSVCLVLGLSGVLWPTADSRRFLAALPVSRAQVVNAWWLGAGLWSTVCLGGLVVVSFLAGQPVWVALLGAAVETVAASLALPVFLGGLSLRRYLLWFGLLVVSVVPMALLSSVGPVRHWLVSDSPLRWALLAPAALVVVVSWWLSHRIYARQDH from the coding sequence TTGAGCGAGACCGCTGTTCCCATTGAGGGTCCTCGTTCCACCGTGCGGCCCGCTCGGCAGGAGCCGGCGGCCTCGCGCCCCGGTCACCGGGGGCGCTCGCCGGTCCTCGCGCTGCTCGGCCTGGGGCTCGCCCCCGTGCGGAGCCGTCGAGTCCTGTGGGTGCTGGGCTACGTCCTGGTCGTGTCCGTGCTGGCGCCCGTTCTCGATCTCCCCGTGGTCGCCTACGCCACGGTTGGCAGCGTGTGCCTTGTCCTCGGGTTGAGCGGCGTCCTGTGGCCGACAGCAGACAGCCGGAGGTTCTTGGCCGCGCTGCCGGTGAGCCGGGCCCAGGTGGTCAACGCCTGGTGGCTCGGGGCGGGGCTGTGGTCGACCGTCTGCCTCGGCGGGCTCGTCGTCGTGTCCTTCCTTGCGGGACAACCTGTGTGGGTGGCTCTTCTGGGCGCGGCCGTCGAGACGGTTGCGGCCTCCCTGGCCCTGCCGGTGTTCCTCGGGGGTCTGAGCCTTCGGCGCTACCTTCTGTGGTTCGGGCTGCTCGTCGTGAGCGTCGTGCCAATGGCCCTGCTCTCCTCCGTCGGACCGGTCCGGCACTGGCTCGTCTCGGACTCCCCGCTGCGCTGGGCCCTCCTCGCGCCGGCAGCCCTCGTCGTCGTCGTCTCGTGGTGGCTGAGCCACCGCATCTACGCAAGGCAGGACCATTGA
- a CDS encoding alpha/beta hydrolase, with protein MSTVNRLRRRRPAGAAVALVLVLVASACAGTSSTEASPSPAQASATPVVPEGLETYYDQEISWQSCEGEQGEFECARITVPLDYDDPDGQTIEIALKKRLADGTAIGDLVINPGGPGGSGIELVDSLEGYFSDALLDSYDVVGFDPRGVGESTAVECLTDAELDEDRAADDTFAQDATEEEIQAEVAQSAQWYSARCAANTTTPGLLENIDTISAARDLDVLRAALDEEVLTYLGYSYGTYLGATYAELFPANVGRMVLDGGVDPSLSSAQMVLGQAEGFEAALRAFVEDCQSGDSCPLSGDVDSGVEQVRDFLESTRTAPVPTSDPQRPLTASLAADAIIGVMYQSESWGVLADALDQAMLQDDGSMLLSIADIFASRNDDGTYTGNGDEAIAAINCLDYPVEGDPQVWAAEADQVEAASPTFGDALAYSDLYCQGWGAQSTRERAELHAAGAAPILVVGTTGDPATPYDWSVSLADQLDSGQLLTWEGDGHTAYGRAGQCVTEAVDTYLLAGIMPEEGLTCGTTE; from the coding sequence GTGAGCACTGTCAACCGTCTTCGACGGCGTCGCCCCGCAGGCGCCGCCGTCGCCCTCGTCCTGGTCCTCGTGGCCTCAGCCTGTGCAGGCACCTCGAGCACGGAGGCCTCGCCCTCGCCCGCGCAGGCCTCCGCCACCCCGGTGGTGCCCGAGGGCCTCGAGACCTACTACGACCAGGAGATCTCCTGGCAGTCCTGCGAGGGCGAGCAGGGTGAGTTCGAGTGCGCTCGGATCACGGTGCCCCTCGACTACGACGACCCCGACGGGCAGACGATCGAGATCGCCCTCAAGAAGCGCCTGGCTGACGGCACCGCCATCGGGGACCTCGTCATCAACCCCGGTGGGCCGGGAGGCTCAGGCATCGAGCTCGTCGACTCCCTCGAGGGCTACTTCTCCGACGCGCTGCTCGACTCCTACGACGTCGTGGGATTCGACCCGCGCGGCGTCGGCGAGTCCACCGCGGTGGAGTGCCTGACCGACGCCGAGCTCGACGAGGACCGCGCCGCCGACGACACCTTCGCGCAGGACGCCACCGAGGAGGAGATCCAGGCGGAGGTCGCCCAGTCGGCCCAGTGGTACTCCGCCAGGTGCGCCGCCAACACGACGACACCGGGCCTGCTCGAGAACATCGACACGATCTCCGCGGCACGGGACCTCGACGTCCTGCGCGCGGCCCTCGACGAGGAGGTGCTCACCTACCTCGGCTACTCCTACGGAACCTACCTCGGGGCCACCTACGCCGAGCTCTTCCCGGCCAACGTCGGCAGGATGGTGCTTGACGGGGGCGTCGACCCGAGCCTGAGCTCCGCTCAGATGGTCCTGGGGCAGGCCGAGGGCTTTGAGGCGGCCCTGCGCGCCTTCGTCGAGGACTGCCAGAGCGGGGACAGCTGCCCCCTGTCCGGCGACGTCGACTCCGGGGTCGAGCAGGTGCGTGACTTCCTCGAGTCCACGCGCACGGCGCCGGTGCCGACCTCCGACCCGCAGCGCCCGCTGACCGCCAGCCTGGCCGCGGACGCCATCATCGGCGTCATGTACCAGTCCGAGTCCTGGGGGGTGCTCGCCGACGCGCTCGACCAGGCCATGCTCCAGGACGACGGCTCGATGCTCCTGAGCATCGCCGACATCTTCGCCTCCCGCAACGACGACGGGACGTACACGGGCAACGGCGACGAGGCCATCGCCGCGATCAACTGCCTCGACTACCCGGTCGAGGGCGATCCCCAGGTCTGGGCGGCCGAGGCCGACCAGGTCGAGGCGGCCTCGCCCACCTTCGGTGACGCCCTGGCCTACTCCGACCTGTACTGCCAGGGATGGGGCGCGCAGTCGACCCGTGAGCGCGCTGAGCTCCACGCCGCCGGGGCCGCCCCGATCCTCGTCGTCGGCACGACAGGAGACCCGGCCACCCCGTACGACTGGTCGGTGTCGCTGGCCGACCAGCTCGACTCCGGACAGCTGCTCACCTGGGAGGGAGACGGCCACACCGCCTACGGCCGGGCCGGCCAGTGCGTCACCGAGGCCGTCGACACCTACCTGCTGGCGGGGATCATGCCCGAGGAGGGGCTGACCTGCGGCACCACGGAGTAG
- the tmk gene encoding dTMP kinase, which produces MTHVPHDPRTASAGYPGVLISFEGGDGVGKTTQIRILADLLAAAGVDHLLTREPGGTRLGASIRELLLHGEEVCARAEALLYAADRAHHAATLIRPALERGAVVLTDRYLDSSIAYQGAARSLGPEDVRSLSLWATDGLVPDLTILLDADPALAAQRTAARGATDRLEREPDAFHSSLRTAFLDLAASEPARFVVIDADRPVDQVADEVIEAAVGAVRAHGARLTSGARQSVLMGLEAFVAAADAHRRRGR; this is translated from the coding sequence GTGACCCACGTACCTCACGACCCCCGGACCGCTTCCGCCGGGTACCCGGGCGTCCTCATCTCCTTCGAGGGGGGTGACGGCGTGGGCAAGACGACCCAGATCCGTATCCTCGCCGACCTCCTGGCGGCCGCGGGGGTCGACCACCTCCTGACCCGCGAGCCGGGGGGCACACGTCTGGGCGCCTCGATCCGCGAGCTGCTCCTGCACGGGGAGGAGGTCTGCGCGCGCGCCGAGGCGCTCCTGTACGCCGCCGACCGGGCCCACCACGCCGCCACGCTCATCCGTCCCGCCCTCGAGCGCGGGGCGGTCGTCCTGACCGACCGCTACCTCGACTCCTCGATCGCCTACCAGGGGGCGGCCCGGTCGCTGGGGCCCGAGGACGTTCGCTCCCTGTCCCTGTGGGCGACCGACGGCCTTGTGCCCGACCTGACGATCCTGCTCGACGCCGACCCTGCCCTGGCCGCACAGCGCACGGCGGCCCGTGGCGCGACGGACCGGCTCGAACGCGAGCCCGACGCCTTCCACAGCTCCCTGCGCACCGCCTTCCTCGACCTGGCCGCCTCCGAGCCCGCCCGCTTCGTCGTCATCGACGCCGACCGTCCCGTCGACCAGGTCGCCGACGAGGTCATCGAGGCCGCCGTCGGTGCCGTGCGCGCCCACGGGGCCCGTCTGACCTCCGGCGCCCGCCAGAGCGTGCTCATGGGACTGGAGGCCTTCGTCGCCGCCGCCGACGCCCACCGCAGGAGGGGCCGATGA
- a CDS encoding phosphoglyceromutase yields MAYTLVLLRHGESEWNAKNLFTGWVDVPLSEKGRAEAVRGGELLKEAGVLPDTLFTSMLRRAIMTANLSLDAADRHWIPVTRHWRLNERHYGALQGKNKKQTRDEYGDEQFMLWRRSYDVPPPPIELGSEFSQDADPRYAGEPIPATECLKDVLDRLLPYWEDTIVPEIKTGRTVMIAAHGNSLRAIVKHLDEISDDDIAGVNIPTGIPLVYELDEETLKPVTKGGRYLDPEAEAKIAAVANQGK; encoded by the coding sequence ATGGCTTACACCCTTGTGCTGCTCCGCCACGGCGAGAGCGAATGGAATGCGAAGAACCTCTTCACCGGCTGGGTCGACGTCCCCCTGTCGGAGAAGGGCCGGGCCGAGGCGGTCCGCGGCGGCGAGCTCCTCAAGGAGGCGGGCGTCCTGCCCGACACGCTCTTCACCTCGATGCTGCGCCGGGCCATCATGACCGCCAACCTGTCCCTGGACGCCGCCGACCGCCACTGGATCCCCGTCACCCGCCACTGGCGCCTCAACGAGCGCCACTACGGCGCCCTCCAGGGCAAGAACAAGAAGCAGACCCGCGACGAGTACGGCGACGAGCAGTTCATGCTCTGGCGCCGCTCCTACGACGTCCCCCCGCCGCCCATCGAGCTGGGCAGCGAGTTCTCCCAGGACGCCGACCCGCGCTACGCGGGCGAGCCGATCCCCGCCACGGAGTGCCTCAAGGACGTCCTCGACCGGCTCCTGCCCTACTGGGAGGACACGATCGTCCCCGAGATCAAGACCGGCCGCACCGTCATGATCGCCGCCCACGGCAACTCCCTGCGCGCCATCGTCAAGCACCTGGACGAGATCTCCGACGACGACATCGCCGGGGTCAACATCCCCACGGGCATCCCGCTGGTCTACGAGCTCGACGAGGAGACCCTCAAGCCGGTCACCAAGGGCGGGCGCTACCTCGACCCGGAGGCCGAGGCGAAGATCGCCGCCGTCGCCAACCAGGGCAAGTAA
- the phoU gene encoding phosphate signaling complex protein PhoU, translating into MRDIFNQELRQLGSDLTSMAAQVATAIERAAESLRNGDIIVAEQVIDADERINDLQRDIDDMCVMLLARQQPVAGDLRNVLSALRMAQTLERQGDLARHVATIARGRYPEAPVPEPVLGLIITMAEAAVRAGRDVAELVETRDLELAATIERNDAELDALHRQSFQMILDPANELTRQQVIDAVLMGRFLERFGDHSTSVARRMAYLVSGAALPGTHDDEDADALH; encoded by the coding sequence GTGCGCGACATCTTCAACCAGGAGCTCAGGCAGCTGGGCTCGGACCTGACCTCCATGGCGGCGCAGGTCGCCACCGCGATCGAGCGGGCGGCCGAGTCCCTGCGCAACGGCGACATCATCGTCGCCGAGCAGGTCATCGACGCCGACGAGCGCATCAACGACCTCCAGCGGGACATCGACGACATGTGCGTCATGCTCCTGGCCCGCCAGCAGCCCGTGGCCGGGGACCTGCGCAACGTCCTGTCCGCGCTGCGCATGGCACAGACCCTCGAGCGCCAGGGAGACCTGGCCCGCCACGTGGCCACGATCGCCCGAGGGCGCTACCCCGAGGCGCCCGTGCCCGAGCCGGTCCTGGGACTCATCATCACGATGGCCGAGGCGGCGGTGCGTGCGGGGCGGGACGTGGCCGAGCTGGTCGAGACCAGGGACCTGGAGCTGGCCGCCACGATCGAGCGCAACGACGCCGAGCTCGACGCCCTGCACCGCCAGTCCTTCCAGATGATCCTCGACCCCGCCAACGAGCTGACGCGTCAGCAGGTCATCGACGCGGTCCTCATGGGCCGCTTCCTCGAGCGCTTCGGCGACCACTCGACCTCCGTGGCCCGCAGGATGGCCTACCTCGTGTCCGGGGCGGCCCTGCCGGGCACGCACGACGACGAGGACGCCGACGCCCTCCACTGA
- a CDS encoding amino acid permease — protein MTEHNPPPTHSPTVTDRGDAGYDKALKNRHIQMIAIGGSIGTGLFLGAGGRLSQGGAGLALAYAVCGVFAFFMVRALGELAIRRPSSGAFVSYAREFLGEKGAYVTGWFFFLDWSVTVMADITAVALYLHYWSAFHVVPQWILALAALALVFVLNMLNVKMFGEAEFWFALIKVAAIVLFMLVAIWAILTGAPVGDSTAGAHNITDNGGFFPEGLPIVFMLTLGVIFAFGGTEMVGVAAGEAADAVKVLPKAINSMILRIFVFYVGSVILMTLVLPYTAYSSNESPFVTFFAGIGIPHAGDIIQVVVLTAAMSSLNAGLYATGRTLRSMAVAGEAPRMAASLNRNQVPAGGIIITSALGLLGVLLNAFLPDSAFEIVMNLAGIGIAGTWAAILVTHLAFLRRVGHGLETRPAYRMPLAPYSNYAALLFFAVVVVSNVSSSAGRWTLGLFAVVVLLMVAGWYAVRGSIRSDLLDEIVDAE, from the coding sequence ATGACCGAGCACAACCCCCCTCCCACGCACTCCCCCACCGTCACGGACCGGGGTGACGCCGGATACGACAAGGCCCTCAAGAACCGCCACATCCAGATGATCGCCATCGGCGGGTCGATCGGGACCGGCCTGTTCCTCGGGGCGGGAGGCCGCCTGTCCCAGGGCGGCGCGGGCCTGGCCCTCGCCTACGCCGTGTGCGGGGTGTTCGCCTTCTTCATGGTCCGGGCCCTGGGAGAGCTCGCGATCCGGCGCCCGTCCTCGGGCGCCTTCGTGTCCTACGCCCGGGAGTTCCTCGGGGAGAAGGGCGCCTACGTGACCGGCTGGTTCTTCTTCCTGGACTGGTCGGTCACCGTCATGGCCGACATCACCGCGGTCGCCCTCTACCTGCACTACTGGAGCGCCTTCCACGTCGTCCCGCAATGGATCCTGGCGCTGGCGGCTCTCGCGCTCGTCTTCGTCCTCAACATGCTCAACGTCAAGATGTTCGGCGAGGCCGAGTTCTGGTTCGCTCTCATCAAGGTGGCCGCGATCGTGCTGTTCATGCTCGTCGCGATCTGGGCGATCCTCACCGGGGCCCCTGTCGGGGACTCGACGGCAGGCGCCCACAACATCACCGACAACGGGGGCTTCTTCCCCGAGGGCCTGCCGATCGTCTTCATGCTCACCCTCGGGGTCATCTTCGCCTTCGGCGGCACCGAGATGGTCGGAGTGGCGGCCGGGGAGGCGGCCGATGCCGTCAAGGTCCTGCCCAAGGCCATCAACTCGATGATCCTGCGTATCTTCGTGTTCTACGTCGGCTCGGTCATCCTCATGACCCTCGTGCTGCCCTACACCGCCTACTCCTCCAACGAGTCTCCCTTCGTCACCTTCTTCGCAGGCATCGGTATCCCCCACGCCGGGGACATCATCCAGGTCGTCGTGCTCACCGCGGCCATGTCCTCCCTCAACGCCGGACTGTACGCAACCGGCCGGACGCTGCGCTCGATGGCGGTAGCCGGTGAGGCTCCGCGCATGGCCGCCTCGCTCAACCGAAACCAGGTGCCGGCCGGCGGCATCATCATCACCTCGGCGCTGGGCCTGCTCGGCGTGCTGCTCAACGCCTTCCTGCCCGACAGCGCCTTCGAGATCGTCATGAACCTCGCGGGCATCGGCATCGCCGGCACCTGGGCGGCCATCCTGGTCACCCACCTCGCCTTCCTGCGTCGGGTCGGGCACGGCCTGGAGACCCGCCCGGCCTACCGCATGCCGCTGGCACCGTACTCCAACTACGCCGCGCTTCTCTTCTTCGCCGTCGTCGTCGTGTCCAACGTCAGCTCCTCGGCCGGGCGCTGGACGCTGGGACTGTTCGCCGTCGTCGTGCTCCTCATGGTCGCGGGCTGGTACGCCGTGCGCGGGTCGATCCGCTCCGACCTGCTCGACGAGATCGTCGACGCCGAGTGA
- a CDS encoding ABC-2 transporter permease — MTEAAGVVDGPGATARPARQEPAAPSPGHRRRSPVLALIGMEFIAVWTPQALWMVAYMLIVGVSMFVLDLSDAVSGILLGSMVIVGLSSSLLEGTDDRRLLAALPVNRAQVVNAWWLVAGIALATFLGLVVMEELGKRGSVGQAELWMVLEIAGGAVAFPVFMALAVRGPRRYLLWLAYLVVSVVPVALLSFIGPVRHWLVSDSPLRWALLAPAALVIVVSWWLSHRIYARQDH, encoded by the coding sequence GTGACTGAGGCTGCTGGTGTCGTTGACGGCCCCGGTGCCACCGCGCGGCCCGCTCGGCAGGAGCCGGCGGCCCCGAGCCCCGGTCACCGGAGGCGCTCGCCGGTCCTCGCGCTGATCGGCATGGAGTTCATCGCCGTGTGGACCCCCCAGGCCCTGTGGATGGTGGCATACATGCTGATCGTGGGTGTGTCGATGTTCGTTCTCGACCTCTCCGACGCCGTCTCCGGGATTCTTCTCGGATCGATGGTCATCGTGGGGCTCAGCTCCTCCCTCCTGGAGGGGACTGACGATCGGCGGCTCCTGGCCGCGCTGCCGGTGAACCGGGCCCAGGTGGTCAACGCCTGGTGGCTCGTGGCCGGCATTGCGCTGGCGACGTTCCTGGGGCTGGTGGTCATGGAGGAGCTCGGCAAAAGGGGGTCGGTGGGGCAGGCAGAGCTGTGGATGGTCCTCGAGATCGCCGGTGGTGCAGTGGCCTTCCCGGTCTTCATGGCTCTGGCTGTGCGGGGCCCCAGGCGCTATCTCCTGTGGCTCGCCTACCTGGTCGTGAGCGTCGTGCCGGTGGCCCTGCTCTCCTTCATCGGGCCGGTCCGCCACTGGCTCGTCTCGGACTCCCCGCTGCGCTGGGCCCTCCTCGCGCCAGCAGCCCTCGTCATCGTCGTCTCGTGGTGGCTGAGCCACCGCATCTACGCAAGGCAGGACCATTGA
- a CDS encoding asparaginase codes for MRVHLTYAGGTIGMVSSPRGLVPGADLHGWLTGVLPGAGGQGDPLEVTVTSLDPLIDSSNATPESWQAIIEDLRSRTEAQAFVVLHGTDTMAYTTAALSYALTDLAAPVVVTGSQLPLGVVGSDAAGNVTGALCAATSGRMRGVGLFFGQRLLAGNRATKTSSWAFEGFTSPCAPPLATAGAPWMWATAPQPGEGWQGPEPYRRHDVVVLDLAPGISTERLRSLLSPAPEAVVLRAFGVGNVPSAEPGLTDVLGSLVEAGTAVVVASQCQQAQVLLGHYEAGDALARLGAVGSADMTLEATYAKVQFLLSQGLHGQELASWVGRSIAGELSPSAAP; via the coding sequence ATGCGCGTCCATCTCACGTACGCAGGCGGCACGATCGGCATGGTCAGCTCCCCCCGGGGCCTGGTCCCCGGGGCGGACCTCCACGGATGGCTCACGGGCGTGCTCCCCGGTGCCGGGGGCCAGGGGGATCCCCTGGAGGTGACGGTGACGTCGCTCGACCCGCTCATCGACTCCTCCAACGCCACGCCCGAGTCCTGGCAGGCGATCATCGAGGACCTGCGCAGCCGGACGGAGGCGCAGGCCTTCGTCGTCCTCCACGGCACCGACACGATGGCCTACACGACCGCGGCGCTGTCCTACGCGCTGACCGACCTGGCCGCCCCGGTCGTCGTCACCGGCTCCCAGCTGCCCCTGGGGGTGGTCGGCTCGGACGCGGCCGGCAACGTCACCGGCGCCCTGTGCGCCGCCACCTCGGGCCGCATGCGGGGTGTGGGCCTCTTCTTCGGCCAGCGCCTCCTGGCGGGCAACCGGGCGACGAAGACGAGCTCGTGGGCCTTCGAGGGCTTCACCTCACCGTGCGCGCCGCCGCTGGCGACGGCCGGCGCCCCGTGGATGTGGGCGACCGCGCCGCAGCCCGGCGAGGGCTGGCAGGGGCCTGAGCCCTACCGCCGGCACGACGTCGTCGTGCTTGACCTCGCGCCCGGGATCAGCACCGAGCGCCTGCGCTCCCTGTTGTCCCCCGCTCCCGAGGCCGTTGTGCTGCGCGCCTTCGGCGTGGGCAACGTCCCCAGCGCCGAGCCGGGGCTCACTGACGTGCTGGGCTCCCTCGTCGAGGCCGGGACCGCGGTCGTCGTCGCCTCCCAGTGCCAGCAGGCGCAGGTCCTGCTCGGCCACTACGAGGCCGGGGACGCGCTCGCTCGCCTCGGCGCCGTGGGCAGCGCGGACATGACCCTGGAGGCGACCTACGCCAAGGTCCAGTTCCTGCTCAGCCAGGGCCTGCACGGTCAGGAGCTGGCGAGCTGGGTGGGTCGCTCGATCGCCGGGGAGCTGAGCCCCTCCGCCGCCCCCTGA
- a CDS encoding histone-like nucleoid-structuring protein Lsr2, giving the protein MAQKTQIILVDDIDNSEATQTVTFALDGVTYEIDLNDEHAAALRESVEEWAAKARRISGRRTTRRRGGASRASSGETQKIREWARANGHEVSDRGRISAPIREAYYAAQ; this is encoded by the coding sequence ATGGCGCAGAAGACGCAGATCATTCTTGTAGACGACATCGACAACTCCGAGGCGACCCAGACGGTCACCTTCGCCCTCGACGGCGTCACGTACGAGATCGATCTCAACGACGAGCACGCGGCGGCGCTGCGCGAGTCGGTCGAGGAGTGGGCGGCAAAGGCTCGCCGTATCTCCGGGCGCAGGACCACCCGCCGCCGTGGGGGCGCCTCTCGCGCCTCCTCGGGCGAGACCCAGAAGATTCGTGAGTGGGCGCGTGCCAACGGCCACGAGGTCTCCGACCGCGGACGGATCTCGGCCCCGATCCGCGAGGCCTACTACGCCGCTCAGTGA
- a CDS encoding DNA polymerase III subunit delta' translates to MSVWADVVGQEAVVAVFEAAARSARHEAQRRADGVRPEPGRAAGAGSAMSHAWLVTGPPGSGRSTAARAFAASLQCTGPEPGCGSCKPCREVMDGSHPDVVRLATDKLLITMEEVKGLIGEAQRRPWSGRWRVILVEDADRMVERTTNVLLKSIEEPPPQTVWILCTPSAEDVLPTIRSRCRLVTLRVPPAEAVAELLVRRDGADPALAARAARASQSHIGLARHLATDPGAWQRRRRLLEAPVSLRSVGDAVLAAAELVEAAQAEADEATAERDAAEKAALLRALGLEGDSRVPPALRAQVRQLEEDHKRRARRARTDVLDRAMIDLLSFYRDVLATQMGADVDRVNVDMSQDVDQVARSTGAAQSLSRIAAIEQCRARLRSNVAPLLAVESLMVQLRPQA, encoded by the coding sequence ATGAGCGTGTGGGCCGACGTCGTCGGCCAGGAGGCCGTCGTCGCCGTCTTCGAGGCCGCCGCCCGCAGCGCCCGCCACGAGGCGCAGCGGCGCGCTGACGGGGTCCGGCCGGAGCCGGGTCGCGCCGCGGGGGCTGGCTCCGCGATGAGCCACGCCTGGCTGGTCACCGGCCCGCCGGGCTCGGGCCGGTCGACCGCCGCGCGGGCCTTCGCGGCCAGCCTCCAGTGCACGGGGCCGGAACCCGGCTGCGGGAGCTGCAAGCCCTGCCGGGAGGTCATGGACGGCAGCCACCCCGATGTCGTGCGCCTGGCCACCGACAAGCTCCTCATCACGATGGAGGAGGTCAAGGGGCTCATCGGGGAGGCACAGCGACGTCCCTGGTCGGGGCGCTGGCGCGTCATCCTCGTCGAGGACGCCGACAGGATGGTCGAGCGGACCACCAACGTGCTCCTCAAGTCGATCGAGGAGCCGCCCCCGCAGACGGTGTGGATCCTGTGCACGCCCAGCGCCGAGGACGTCCTGCCCACGATCCGCTCCCGCTGCCGCCTCGTCACCCTGCGCGTGCCGCCGGCCGAGGCCGTCGCCGAGCTGCTCGTGCGGCGCGACGGCGCCGATCCTGCCCTGGCCGCCAGGGCGGCCCGCGCGAGCCAGTCCCACATCGGCCTGGCCAGGCACCTGGCCACCGACCCCGGAGCCTGGCAGCGGCGCCGACGGCTCCTGGAGGCCCCGGTCTCGCTGCGCAGCGTCGGGGACGCCGTCCTGGCGGCAGCCGAGCTTGTTGAGGCCGCCCAGGCCGAGGCTGACGAGGCCACCGCCGAGCGCGACGCGGCGGAGAAGGCCGCCCTCCTGCGGGCACTGGGCCTCGAGGGTGACAGCCGGGTCCCCCCGGCCCTGCGCGCCCAGGTGCGTCAGCTCGAGGAGGACCACAAGCGTCGCGCCCGCCGGGCCCGCACCGACGTCCTCGACCGGGCGATGATCGACCTGCTGTCCTTCTACCGCGACGTCCTGGCCACCCAGATGGGCGCCGACGTCGACCGGGTCAACGTCGACATGTCCCAGGACGTCGACCAGGTCGCCCGCTCCACCGGGGCGGCGCAGTCCCTCAGCCGTATCGCCGCCATCGAGCAGTGCCGCGCGCGCCTGCGCTCCAACGTCGCCCCGCTACTCGCCGTCGAGTCCCTCATGGTCCAGCTGCGGCCCCAGGCCTGA